From the Palaemon carinicauda isolate YSFRI2023 chromosome 4, ASM3689809v2, whole genome shotgun sequence genome, the window AATTCCTTAAATTCATTTTGttcaagggaaaatatgtaaaggggttgattttctttgtGAAGCAATAAGCAAattcagtgacattgtttgttttatttaatttattatacttaaagtataaacaCAATcattgctttaagtcacagagttgcaagtggtggtgttgcaggaATGCACCCACTCATTTTAACAaacccatttttttatgtctatcaTAGAAGGTCACACATCATGGGGATTCCATTAtgcttatgtctagcatagagagtcacacatcgtggggattccatttttctcatgtctagcatagagggtcacacatcgtggggattccattattcttatgtctagcataaagCGTCACACATCGTGGTGAAtccaattttttatgactagcatagaggatcacccatcgttgtgaatttattttttatgactagcatagacggtcacacatcgttgtaattccatttttttataactagcatagagggtcatccatcattgtgattccatttttttcatgactagcatagagggtcacccatagttgtggttCCATTTTTTtacgactagcatagaggatcacccatcgttgtgattccattcttcttatgactagcatagaggatcacccatcgttgtgattccactttttttatgaatagcattgagtgtcacccatagttgtgattacattttttttatgactagcatagagggtcacacatagttgtgattccaatttttattgtctagcatagagggtcacccatagttgtgattccattttttcatgtctagcatagagggtcactcatagttgtgattccatttttttatgtctagcatagagggtcgcccatagttgtgattccattttttattgtctagcatagagtgtcacccatagttgtgattccatttttttatatattgttaattgttttggatgcattgcaaccagacagcctacATGCCCAACCATTGGTGTGCTTcctgtttttcaagttaggctcctgttcaattacttgcgaggcttactatttggtgatagttctctCCCGAGAGGTATTTTTTACAGCCATGGTGTACTTtacccagctccatctttatcatTTCTTCCATGACACTCTTGCATAGGCTGGAACGTCTTTCCCATCCGTGTAATTTCttacacggtcaacatcgtaccttgagctgttgagtttgatctggtcactgtctccacaagaaattagcaaaatgactgctgctgagatcagtgcatttgtggatttggcagaacaacaaggctatgagggagaggcattgcgaagcTTTGTGCAGGAACTCAaaaatgaagccaatgcccggagaagaacagaacaagaaaggatgcggtatgaaagagagagaacgtatgagttaaagaagcgggaaatgggCATTAGATTGGCATAGCTCAATAGCTCACCatctcaacccaatgttgccaaagtccagcaggacaattgcAGAAAGGTCCAGTTCATTGAAGGggtcaccaaagaactccctacagtggagttcaaGGTAACCACGCCCATGCTTAGTAAGAAGTGCGGACTAGGGTTAGTGAGTGATCTCGGACATGAGGGCTGCGACATGCCCTttggtcaagagcccatgaaggtggtacagcaagtgcccctcagggGCATAAAGTCTGCCAAACCGGAGCCAGAAACTGATAGGACGCCACCTGGTGGGGAAGACTAATGGctaggtgacattgaccttggagaaataccttggttaagtgaggagtcctcctcctccagcaatgagtctaagccATGTActcgagagtgctccccagctaaagcaatgatgcttaccACCACTGGTGATAGGGCTGcctcaaccaccaggccagaggtctcagaggaggcaaaaggggaaaCACCTATCATTCCAGAGACCATAAGGAGCCagacagagcccatcagatttcaacTGTTGGACGAGACGCTGAAAAACTACAGGGAAGCTGCCTATTCGGCTGAAGCAGAAATAATTACTCTCTCAAAGGAtaacttcctgcagaaggatggggtgctcctcagaatcgcCCTCGCCCCTCGCGATCCGGCTGAGGCCCTGTGCCAGCATGTAGCTGTCCCCCGTAATTTCCGCTTCttggtgctacgaatggcccatgagggactgggagggcactctggggtgaagcgcacaacccaactgctccagcctcatttcttctggccgggcttgcagaagagtgttaaggcttcTGTAACCTCCTGCCATCTGtgccaagttgccggtaacccaaaccaggtagtgccgagggctcctctccaacccattccatcCGCAGGTATTCCTTTCCCAGTGTTGGTGGAGTATGTAGGTTCCCTGACCCAGACTAAGCGCGGAAATCATTTTCAATTAACAATGATCGATCGTTTCACGCGCTGCCTCGAAGCTGTGACAATTAGGTGTGCCAGTGCCTATCATGCTATACATGAGTTCCCACTgccattcctaacggaccataaccctctaactTACTTGGCTGAGCTACAtaataagaataaagggctcatgaggtggggcatagacctccagaactacaactggaaggtcaagcgcctaaagggCTCAGATGAGAGAGTAGCAGATGTGTTCTCccagcattagtgcccaatgcacagtgccatgtccataacgtagccatagtcaatAGGTTAATCTAGATCGTAGAAAAAAATGTTAATTGGTCTTGGTGTCTCTCCAGGTAGAtagacttgaggagccatcttggcttcattagtttcatttaatttatttctatgt encodes:
- the LOC137639732 gene encoding uncharacterized protein encodes the protein MMLTTTGDRAASTTRPEVSEEAKGETPIIPETIRSQTEPIRFQLLDETLKNYREAAYSAEAEIITLSKDNFLQKDGVLLRIALAPRDPAEALCQHVAVPRNFRFLVLRMAHEGLGGHSGVKRTTQLLQPHFFWPGLQKSVKASVTSCHLCQVAGNPNQVVPRAPLQPIPSAGIPFPVLVEYVGSLTQTKRGNHFQLTMIDRFTRCLEAVTIRCASAYHAIHEFPLPFLTDHNPLTYLAELHNKNKGLMRWGIDLQNYNWKVKRLKGSDERVADVFSQH